One segment of Trichlorobacter ammonificans DNA contains the following:
- a CDS encoding ABC transporter ATP-binding protein: protein MHHGGLHEDAIAGKAYDTRLLLRFLGHVRPYRLPVAGILLILPLVTFCRLAQPLLVKHAIDSAIVPGRLDLLAGPALLFLVLLLLESVLTWCEVYGLQAVGQRIMADLRTGLFNHLLRLPARWFDRTPAGGAVTRLTSDVEALGEMFAAGIITIVADLLLLAGIVGAMLWMAPALALVTFTVLPPLVIVAWLFRRNMRQAFREVRARLGKMNACLAEVTGGIAVVQAFGREREERQRFTALNEAHRDANMPVITWDASLYAVVEMFSSLAIALIIWYGGGQIVQGALTFGTLVAFIQYIEKFFGPIRDLSAKYGVMQGAMAAMERIFALLDEPEEEGREETAPAPSSAVVRREDIPFIEFRDVSFAYREGEPVLRNCNLTLRRGERVAVVGESGGGKTTITRLLNRMYELQSGAILLEGRDIREVSLEELRRRMALVPQEPFMFAESVRFNISLGDGAAQQRVEQAAALVGADRFIERLPQGYDTVLAERGANLSLGERQLLSFARAVAFDPDLLVLDEATASVDSAAEELIQAGLKRLLAGRTALVIAHRLSTVRDADRIVVIRQGRLVEQGSHEALLAKGGEYSRLYCLQFDCGA from the coding sequence ATGCATCACGGCGGATTACACGAAGACGCCATAGCCGGCAAGGCGTATGACACCCGGCTTCTGCTGCGTTTCCTGGGACATGTGCGGCCCTACCGGCTGCCCGTGGCCGGAATCCTGCTGATCCTGCCGCTGGTAACCTTCTGTCGCCTGGCCCAGCCGCTGCTGGTCAAGCATGCCATCGACAGCGCCATCGTGCCGGGGCGGCTGGATCTTCTGGCCGGCCCGGCCCTGCTTTTCCTGGTGCTGCTCCTGCTTGAATCCGTGCTCACCTGGTGCGAAGTCTACGGCTTGCAGGCAGTGGGACAGCGGATCATGGCCGACCTGCGTACCGGGCTGTTCAACCATCTGCTGCGCCTGCCGGCCCGCTGGTTCGACCGGACCCCGGCCGGCGGGGCGGTAACCCGCCTGACCAGCGATGTCGAGGCCCTGGGGGAGATGTTCGCCGCCGGCATCATCACCATCGTGGCCGACCTGCTGCTGCTGGCCGGCATTGTCGGCGCCATGCTCTGGATGGCGCCCGCGCTTGCTCTGGTGACCTTTACGGTGCTTCCCCCCCTGGTGATCGTTGCCTGGCTCTTCCGGCGCAACATGCGCCAGGCATTTCGGGAGGTGCGGGCCCGCCTGGGCAAAATGAACGCCTGCCTGGCCGAGGTGACCGGCGGCATCGCCGTGGTGCAGGCCTTCGGCAGGGAGCGGGAGGAGCGGCAACGTTTCACCGCCCTGAACGAGGCGCATCGTGACGCCAACATGCCGGTAATCACCTGGGACGCGTCGCTCTATGCCGTGGTGGAGATGTTCTCCTCCCTGGCCATCGCCCTGATCATCTGGTACGGCGGCGGCCAGATCGTCCAGGGAGCATTGACCTTCGGCACCCTGGTGGCCTTTATCCAGTACATTGAAAAGTTTTTCGGGCCGATCCGGGACCTCTCCGCCAAATACGGTGTCATGCAGGGGGCCATGGCGGCCATGGAGCGGATCTTTGCCCTGCTGGACGAACCGGAGGAAGAGGGGCGAGAAGAAACCGCACCCGCACCTTCGTCGGCTGTCGTCCGCCGTGAGGATATCCCCTTCATCGAGTTCCGCGACGTCTCCTTTGCCTACCGGGAAGGGGAGCCGGTGCTGCGTAACTGCAACCTGACCCTGCGTCGCGGCGAGCGGGTGGCGGTGGTGGGGGAGAGCGGCGGCGGCAAGACCACCATTACCCGGCTCCTGAACCGGATGTATGAGCTGCAGTCGGGGGCGATCCTGCTGGAGGGGCGGGATATCAGGGAGGTATCCCTGGAAGAACTGCGGCGGCGCATGGCCCTGGTGCCCCAGGAGCCGTTCATGTTTGCGGAGAGCGTGCGGTTTAATATCTCTCTGGGGGATGGGGCGGCCCAGCAGCGGGTGGAACAGGCAGCCGCCCTGGTGGGGGCCGACCGTTTCATCGAGCGGCTGCCCCAGGGGTACGACACGGTGCTGGCGGAGCGGGGCGCCAACCTGTCCCTGGGGGAGCGGCAGCTGCTCTCTTTTGCCCGTGCCGTTGCCTTTGATCCTGATCTGCTGGTGCTGGATGAAGCCACCGCCAGTGTGGACAGTGCAGCCGAAGAACTGATCCAGGCCGGCCTTAAGCGGCTCCTGGCCGGCCGGACGGCGCTGGTGATTGCCCACCGTCTGTCAACGGTACGGGATGCGGACCGGATCGTGGTGATCCGGCAGGGGCGGCTGGTGGAGCAGGGGAGCCATGAAGCGTTGCTGGCCAAAGGCGGGGAGTACAGCCGGCTCTACTGCCTGCAGTTCGACTGCGGAGCGTGA
- a CDS encoding nitrite/sulfite reductase — translation MTTTQQDYRLDGIYRQRQEGFFMQRVKLPAGVITAIQARSVAAIAERHAKGELHLTTRGSIEIHWLREEELPAVKRALSAVGLTSRGACGGAVRGITCSSQGAAGFPALETLARRLQRHFAGNPRFERLPKKFKIGVEADTSGRRHLIQDVGLVFAGTDERGHRYDVYLAGGLGREPQTGFLLEAGVEEQRIIPLIEAVARVYAAHTPAGKRLKHLLRRIGEPAFRLLLSREATSGEVLPPVTGFPENLAPPAEAGRIEIERFAGHLTAADLVRLAELAETTASGVLMATANQNIALHPTNEADREKTLQLLKQQGFGIAGQPFRVCPGSHLCRAGLSPTFDIAAALRERMGENGRQVTWALSGCPNSCTQPQLADIGIITSGLATDDDGTRSPRFDLCRLGPEGLGTITDRSLTLEELYQHVAAID, via the coding sequence ATGACAACGACGCAACAGGATTACCGGCTGGACGGCATCTACCGCCAGCGCCAGGAAGGGTTCTTCATGCAGCGGGTCAAGCTGCCGGCCGGCGTGATCACCGCCATCCAGGCCCGCAGCGTGGCCGCCATTGCCGAACGCCACGCCAAAGGGGAACTGCACCTGACCACCCGCGGCAGCATCGAGATTCACTGGCTGCGGGAAGAGGAGCTACCCGCGGTGAAGCGGGCTCTGTCCGCCGTGGGGCTTACCTCGCGGGGGGCCTGCGGCGGGGCGGTGCGGGGTATCACCTGCTCCAGCCAGGGTGCGGCCGGGTTTCCGGCCCTGGAAACCCTGGCCCGTCGCCTGCAGCGCCATTTTGCCGGCAACCCCCGCTTCGAGCGGCTGCCCAAGAAATTCAAGATCGGCGTCGAGGCCGACACCAGCGGACGGCGCCATCTGATTCAGGATGTGGGGCTGGTTTTTGCCGGAACCGATGAGCGCGGCCACCGCTACGACGTTTATCTGGCCGGCGGCCTGGGCCGTGAGCCCCAGACCGGGTTTCTCCTGGAGGCGGGGGTGGAGGAGCAGCGGATCATCCCGCTGATCGAGGCGGTGGCCCGGGTCTACGCCGCCCACACTCCGGCCGGCAAGCGGCTCAAGCACCTGCTGCGCCGCATCGGCGAGCCAGCCTTCCGCCTCCTGCTGTCGCGGGAGGCAACCAGCGGCGAAGTGCTGCCGCCGGTGACCGGGTTCCCGGAAAACCTGGCTCCCCCAGCAGAAGCGGGGCGCATCGAGATCGAACGGTTTGCCGGACACCTGACTGCTGCGGATCTCGTCCGTTTGGCCGAGCTGGCCGAAACCACGGCAAGCGGTGTCCTGATGGCAACCGCCAACCAGAACATCGCCCTGCACCCGACGAATGAAGCCGACCGGGAGAAGACGCTGCAGCTGCTGAAGCAGCAGGGATTCGGCATCGCCGGTCAGCCGTTCCGGGTCTGCCCCGGCAGCCACCTCTGCCGGGCCGGCCTTTCCCCCACCTTCGACATCGCCGCGGCGCTGCGGGAGCGGATGGGGGAGAACGGCCGACAGGTTACCTGGGCCCTGTCCGGCTGCCCCAACAGCTGCACCCAGCCGCAACTGGCCGACATCGGCATTATTACCAGCGGCCTGGCAACGGACGACGACGGCACGCGCAGCCCCCGTTTCGACCTGTGTCGCCTGGGACCGGAAGGCCTGGGCACCATTACGGACCGTTCCCTGACGCTTGAAGAACTCTACCAACACGTAGCCGCCATCGACTGA
- a CDS encoding ABC transporter permease: MTCTPGINLKTRFTVWDGVAFLLVMGVVTLLAWGSRQMAVPYLPGDRIPLSLDPANLPLYALRSVLRMGVALACSLLFTFTCATLAAKNRRAEAVLIPALDILQSVPILGFLSVTVTGFIALLPGSLLGVEAASIFAIFTSQAWNMAFSFYQSLRIVPRELQEASILFGLSPWQRFWRLEAPFATPALIWNTMMSVSGGWFFVVASEAITVGRTAVTLPGIGSYVAQAIQNRDLGAIAWALATMLLVILIYDQLLFRPLVAWAEKFKFELTESQNTPRSWVLTLFTRAGFLRTALQELGRGWSRLSGHLPTLPRRAAHAPPPSRLRVVLPELLWQLCLWGGMGIGLVLLCRFIGTGVAPGEIVGVFGLGLLTLLRVVVLLLLACLVWVPLGVLIGLNPRWSTRIQPLAQFLAAFPANLLFPVAVFLMVRYYLSPEIWTAPLMILGTQWYILFNVIAGAAAIPTDLREAARNLGLGGWRLWQRLLLPGIFPALLTGLVTASGGTWNASIVAEVVTWGDTRLSATGLGAYIAHWTERGDYPHIVLGIAVMSIYVVALNRLVWRRLYLASQTRYRLD; this comes from the coding sequence ATGACCTGTACGCCCGGCATCAATCTGAAGACACGCTTCACCGTCTGGGACGGCGTGGCCTTCCTGCTGGTCATGGGGGTCGTGACCCTGCTGGCCTGGGGAAGCCGGCAGATGGCCGTCCCCTACCTGCCCGGCGACCGCATCCCCCTGTCGCTGGACCCGGCCAACCTGCCGCTGTACGCGCTGCGCAGCGTGCTGCGCATGGGAGTCGCCCTCGCCTGCTCCCTGCTCTTCACCTTCACCTGCGCAACCCTGGCTGCCAAAAACCGGCGGGCGGAGGCGGTGCTGATCCCGGCCCTCGACATCCTGCAATCGGTGCCGATCCTGGGGTTTCTCTCCGTGACCGTAACGGGCTTCATCGCCCTGCTGCCGGGCAGCCTGCTGGGGGTGGAGGCCGCCTCCATTTTCGCCATCTTCACCTCCCAGGCATGGAACATGGCCTTCAGCTTCTACCAGTCGCTGCGCATTGTCCCCCGTGAACTGCAGGAAGCCTCCATCCTCTTCGGCCTTTCCCCCTGGCAGCGCTTCTGGAGGCTGGAAGCCCCCTTTGCGACGCCCGCCCTGATCTGGAACACGATGATGTCGGTTTCCGGCGGCTGGTTCTTTGTGGTGGCCTCGGAAGCAATCACCGTCGGCAGGACTGCCGTGACGTTGCCCGGCATCGGCTCCTACGTGGCCCAGGCCATCCAGAACCGGGACCTGGGGGCCATCGCCTGGGCACTTGCCACCATGCTGCTGGTCATTCTGATTTACGATCAACTGCTGTTCAGACCATTGGTGGCCTGGGCGGAAAAGTTCAAATTCGAACTGACCGAGAGCCAGAACACACCACGGTCATGGGTGCTGACACTGTTCACCCGGGCCGGCTTTCTGCGGACGGCCCTGCAGGAACTGGGTCGCGGCTGGTCCCGCCTCAGCGGGCACCTGCCCACGCTTCCCCGGCGTGCCGCCCACGCTCCCCCGCCGTCACGACTGCGGGTCGTGCTGCCGGAGTTGCTCTGGCAGCTCTGCCTCTGGGGCGGCATGGGCATTGGCCTGGTGCTGCTGTGCCGCTTCATCGGCACCGGCGTCGCCCCTGGCGAGATTGTCGGCGTTTTCGGGCTCGGCCTGCTTACCCTGCTGCGGGTCGTGGTCCTGCTCCTGCTGGCCTGCCTGGTCTGGGTGCCCCTGGGGGTGCTGATCGGCCTCAATCCGCGCTGGTCCACCCGCATACAGCCCCTGGCCCAGTTTCTGGCGGCCTTTCCCGCCAACCTGCTCTTTCCGGTGGCGGTCTTCCTGATGGTTCGTTACTATCTCTCGCCGGAGATCTGGACCGCACCGCTGATGATCCTGGGAACCCAGTGGTACATCCTGTTCAACGTGATCGCCGGTGCGGCAGCCATTCCCACGGACTTGCGGGAGGCAGCCCGGAACCTGGGACTCGGCGGCTGGCGGCTCTGGCAGCGCCTCCTGCTGCCCGGCATCTTTCCCGCCCTGCTGACCGGGCTGGTGACCGCCTCCGGGGGCACCTGGAACGCCAGCATCGTGGCCGAGGTGGTCACCTGGGGCGACACCAGGCTCAGCGCCACCGGACTTGGCGCCTATATCGCCCATTGGACCGAGCGGGGAGACTACCCCCACATCGTGCTCGGCATCGCCGTGATGAGCATCTACGTGGTGGCGCTGAACCGCCTGGTCTGGCGCCGCCTCTATCTGGCGAGCCAGACCCGTTATCGCCTTGACTGA
- the cysW gene encoding sulfate ABC transporter permease subunit CysW translates to MQTKTASAAPRAVTEPLVVRWLLTLTALLFLALFLALPLAAVFGQAFEKGWAVYLEALAEPDTLSAVKLTLLTAAVAVPLNLVFGVIAAWTVAKFSFPGRNLLLTLIDLPFSVSPVISGLIYVLVFGLQGWLGPWLQAHDIKIVFAVPGIILATIFVTFPFVARELIPLMEAQGTEEEEAALVLGASGLQTFFRVTLPNVKWGIIYGVILCNARAMGEFGAVSVVSGHIRGMTNTVPLHVEILYNEYNYTAAFAVASLLAFLALITLAVKTVAEWKLQQQLEK, encoded by the coding sequence ATGCAGACTAAAACGGCATCCGCAGCCCCCCGCGCCGTCACCGAACCGCTCGTGGTCCGCTGGCTGCTCACCCTGACCGCGCTGCTCTTTCTGGCCCTGTTCCTGGCCCTGCCCCTGGCGGCGGTGTTCGGCCAGGCCTTTGAAAAGGGGTGGGCCGTCTACCTGGAGGCCCTGGCCGAGCCGGACACCCTGTCGGCCGTCAAGCTGACCCTGCTGACCGCCGCCGTGGCCGTGCCGCTTAACCTGGTGTTCGGCGTCATCGCCGCCTGGACCGTGGCCAAGTTCAGCTTTCCGGGCAGAAACCTGCTGCTGACCCTGATCGACCTCCCGTTCTCGGTGTCGCCGGTCATCTCCGGCCTGATCTACGTGCTGGTGTTCGGCCTGCAGGGATGGCTCGGGCCGTGGCTGCAGGCCCACGACATCAAGATCGTCTTTGCCGTGCCGGGGATCATCCTGGCCACCATCTTCGTCACCTTCCCCTTCGTGGCCCGGGAACTGATCCCGCTGATGGAGGCCCAGGGGACCGAAGAGGAGGAGGCGGCCCTGGTGCTGGGAGCCAGCGGCCTGCAGACCTTTTTCCGGGTCACCCTGCCCAACGTCAAGTGGGGGATCATCTACGGCGTGATTCTCTGCAACGCCCGGGCCATGGGTGAGTTCGGCGCGGTCTCCGTCGTCTCCGGCCATATCCGCGGCATGACCAACACGGTGCCGCTGCATGTGGAGATTCTGTACAACGAATACAACTACACCGCCGCCTTTGCCGTGGCCTCGCTGCTGGCCTTCCTGGCCCTGATCACCCTGGCGGTGAAGACCGTGGCCGAGTGGAAGCTGCAGCAACAGCTGGAAAAATAA
- the cysT gene encoding sulfate ABC transporter permease subunit CysT, which produces MTSRTRHTSILPGFGPSLGYTLFYLSIIVLIPLSALVFKTSSLTWQQFVEVVTHPRVLASYQVTFGAALAAATVNAVFGLLTAWVLVRYRFPGRKLVDALVDLPFALPTAVAGITLATIYSPNGWVGRWLEPLGIKVAFTPLGIMLAMVFIGLPFVVRTVQPVIEEIDTELEEAAVCLGAGRLQTLVRVILPLLLPSLLTGFALSFARAVGEYGSIIFIAGNMPMISEITPLLIITKLEQFDYTGATAIASVMLLISFLMLLVINLLQKWSRRYAD; this is translated from the coding sequence ATGACATCACGCACCCGACATACCAGCATACTGCCCGGCTTCGGGCCGAGTCTGGGGTACACCCTGTTCTACCTCAGCATTATCGTGCTGATTCCGCTGTCCGCCCTGGTGTTCAAGACCTCCAGCCTGACCTGGCAGCAGTTTGTGGAGGTGGTGACCCATCCCCGGGTACTGGCCTCCTACCAGGTGACCTTCGGTGCCGCCCTGGCGGCGGCAACGGTCAACGCCGTCTTCGGCCTGCTCACTGCCTGGGTGCTGGTGCGCTACCGCTTTCCGGGCCGCAAGCTGGTGGATGCCCTGGTGGACCTCCCCTTTGCCCTGCCCACCGCCGTGGCCGGCATCACCCTGGCCACCATCTACTCCCCGAACGGCTGGGTGGGGCGGTGGCTGGAACCGCTGGGGATCAAGGTCGCCTTCACCCCCCTGGGGATCATGCTGGCCATGGTGTTCATCGGCCTCCCCTTCGTGGTGCGGACGGTGCAACCGGTGATCGAGGAGATCGACACGGAACTGGAAGAGGCCGCGGTCTGCCTCGGCGCCGGCCGCCTGCAGACCCTGGTGCGGGTGATCCTGCCGCTGCTGCTGCCGTCGCTTTTGACCGGCTTTGCCCTCTCCTTTGCCCGGGCCGTGGGAGAGTACGGCTCCATCATCTTCATCGCCGGCAACATGCCGATGATCTCGGAAATCACGCCGCTTTTGATCATCACCAAACTGGAACAGTTCGACTATACCGGCGCCACCGCCATCGCCTCGGTGATGCTGTTGATCTCGTTCCTGATGCTGCTGGTGATCAACCTGCTGCAGAAATGGAGCCGACGCTATGCAGACTAA
- a CDS encoding ABC transporter ATP-binding protein, with product MEPGRGDATLLKLNNIKKSYRKSEGDEHLVLDGVNLAIAEGEIVALLGRSGSGKSTLLRIISGLTPPGSGEVLYCGRPVQGPVADMAMVFQTFALFPWLTVLENVELGLEARKVPLEERRRRALAAIDLIGLDGFESAYPKELSGGMRQRVGFARALVVEPTLLLMDEAFSALDVLTAETLRTDLIELWLERRIPTRGMLLVSHNIEEAVLLAHRIVILGTNPGRVIAEMPIALPQPRDREAPAFRQIVDEVYALMTKRPRGAKQEAVPLAHRLPAAHVTRLAGLLEALAAEPYNGRADLPELADRMGFGMDQLFPLLEALDILVFAHIEGGDAELTPSGRSYVDADILRRKEIFAEHLIRHVSLAAHIRRVLDERPGNRAREDRFLRELEDVLSEEEAERVLQVAIEWGRYAEIFAYEENTGMLSLENPASSE from the coding sequence ATGGAACCAGGCCGGGGGGACGCCACCCTGCTCAAATTGAACAACATCAAGAAGTCCTACCGGAAAAGCGAGGGTGACGAACACCTGGTGCTGGACGGTGTCAACCTTGCCATTGCCGAAGGGGAGATCGTTGCCCTGCTGGGCCGTTCCGGCTCGGGCAAATCGACCCTGCTGCGCATCATTTCGGGACTGACTCCGCCGGGCAGCGGCGAGGTGCTGTACTGCGGCAGGCCGGTTCAGGGACCGGTGGCGGATATGGCCATGGTTTTCCAGACCTTTGCCCTCTTTCCCTGGCTCACGGTACTGGAAAACGTCGAGCTGGGACTGGAGGCGCGCAAGGTGCCCCTGGAGGAACGCCGGCGCCGCGCACTGGCCGCCATTGACCTGATCGGCCTGGACGGTTTCGAATCGGCCTACCCCAAGGAGCTGTCCGGCGGCATGCGGCAGCGGGTCGGCTTTGCGCGGGCCCTGGTGGTGGAGCCGACCCTCTTGCTGATGGACGAAGCCTTTTCAGCCCTGGATGTGCTCACGGCGGAAACCCTGCGTACCGACCTGATTGAGCTCTGGCTGGAGCGGCGCATCCCCACCAGGGGGATGCTGCTGGTTTCCCACAACATCGAGGAGGCGGTACTGCTCGCCCACCGTATCGTGATCCTGGGCACGAATCCCGGCCGGGTGATCGCCGAAATGCCGATTGCCCTTCCCCAGCCCCGTGACCGCGAAGCACCGGCCTTCCGGCAGATCGTCGACGAGGTCTACGCCCTGATGACCAAGCGTCCCCGCGGCGCCAAGCAGGAGGCGGTACCGCTGGCCCATCGCCTGCCGGCGGCCCATGTCACCCGCTTGGCGGGTCTGCTGGAGGCGCTGGCCGCCGAGCCGTACAACGGCAGGGCCGACCTGCCGGAACTGGCGGACCGGATGGGGTTCGGCATGGATCAGCTTTTTCCCCTGCTGGAAGCCCTCGACATCCTGGTTTTCGCCCATATCGAGGGGGGAGACGCGGAGTTGACCCCCTCCGGCAGAAGTTACGTCGATGCCGACATTCTCAGGCGCAAGGAGATCTTTGCCGAGCACCTGATCCGGCACGTCTCCCTGGCGGCCCATATCCGCCGGGTCCTTGACGAACGCCCCGGCAACCGGGCCCGGGAAGACCGCTTCCTGCGGGAGCTCGAAGACGTGCTCAGCGAAGAGGAAGCGGAGCGGGTGCTGCAGGTGGCGATCGAATGGGGTCGTTACGCCGAAATTTTCGCCTATGAGGAAAATACCGGCATGCTCAGCCTTGAAAACCCGGCCAGTTCCGAATAA
- the ybaK gene encoding Cys-tRNA(Pro) deacylase, with translation MAKDKTPVTPAVRSLRAAGVTFTDHLYAYEEKGGTAVSSRELGVDEHCVVKTLVMEDDQREPLIVLMHGDLQVSTKELARAIGVRSVEPCRPEAAQKHTGYLTGGTSPFGTRRQMPVYIEQTILDLPKIYINGGKRGYLVGLAPADLVRLLQPKPVSVGYRK, from the coding sequence ATGGCAAAGGACAAGACACCGGTTACACCGGCGGTACGGTCACTGCGAGCCGCGGGGGTGACCTTCACGGATCATCTGTACGCCTACGAAGAAAAGGGAGGCACGGCGGTTTCATCGCGGGAACTGGGGGTTGACGAGCATTGCGTGGTCAAGACCCTGGTGATGGAAGACGATCAGAGGGAACCGCTGATCGTACTGATGCACGGCGACCTGCAGGTTTCAACCAAGGAACTGGCCCGCGCCATCGGCGTCCGCTCGGTGGAACCCTGCCGTCCGGAGGCGGCCCAGAAGCATACCGGCTACCTGACCGGCGGCACCTCCCCCTTCGGCACCAGGCGGCAGATGCCGGTCTATATCGAACAGACCATCCTCGACCTGCCCAAAATCTACATCAATGGCGGCAAGCGGGGCTACCTGGTGGGGCTGGCTCCCGCCGACCTGGTCCGCCTGCTGCAGCCGAAACCGGTGTCGGTGGGGTATCGCAAGTAA
- the cysK gene encoding cysteine synthase A, translated as MSRIFPDNSQSIGNTPLVKLNHVTEGAKATVLAKIEGRNPAYSVKCRIGANLIWDAEKRGVLKPGVEIIEPTSGNTGIALAYVAAARGYKLTLTMPETMSIERRRVLAALGANLILTPGAEGMKGAINRAEEIAASDPQKYFIPQQFKNPANPEIHELTTGPEIWNDTDGGVDVLVSGVGTGGTISGVSRYIKNIKGKKIVSVAVEPKESPVISQHLAGQPLQPAPHKIQGIGAGFIPETLDLSVVDRVEQVESAEAIEFAKRLAREEGLLVGISSGAAAAAAVRLAFLEEFAGTTIVVVLPDGAERYLSTALFEGL; from the coding sequence ATGAGCAGAATATTCCCCGACAACTCGCAATCAATCGGCAACACCCCGCTCGTCAAACTGAACCACGTTACCGAAGGGGCCAAGGCAACCGTCCTGGCCAAGATTGAGGGACGCAACCCGGCCTATTCGGTCAAATGCCGCATCGGCGCCAACCTGATCTGGGACGCCGAGAAGCGCGGCGTCCTCAAGCCCGGCGTGGAGATCATCGAACCCACCTCCGGCAACACCGGCATTGCCCTGGCCTACGTGGCCGCGGCCCGTGGCTACAAGCTGACCCTGACCATGCCGGAGACCATGAGTATCGAGCGCCGCCGGGTGCTGGCAGCCCTGGGGGCCAACCTGATCCTCACCCCCGGCGCCGAAGGGATGAAGGGGGCCATCAACCGGGCCGAGGAGATCGCCGCTTCCGATCCCCAGAAATATTTCATCCCCCAGCAGTTCAAGAACCCGGCCAACCCGGAGATCCACGAACTGACCACCGGGCCGGAGATCTGGAACGACACCGACGGCGGCGTTGACGTGCTGGTTTCCGGGGTCGGCACCGGCGGCACCATTTCCGGGGTATCCCGCTACATCAAGAACATCAAGGGGAAGAAGATCGTTTCCGTTGCCGTGGAGCCGAAGGAGAGCCCGGTGATCAGCCAGCATCTGGCCGGCCAGCCGCTGCAGCCCGCGCCCCACAAGATCCAGGGGATCGGCGCCGGATTTATCCCTGAGACCCTTGACCTGTCCGTGGTGGACCGGGTGGAACAGGTGGAGAGTGCCGAGGCGATCGAATTCGCCAAGCGGCTGGCCAGGGAGGAGGGACTGCTGGTGGGTATCTCCAGCGGTGCCGCCGCAGCCGCAGCCGTCCGCCTGGCCTTTCTGGAAGAATTTGCCGGCACGACCATTGTGGTGGTGCTTCCCGACGGCGCAGAACGCTATCTCTCAACCGCGCTCTTCGAGGGACTGTAA
- a CDS encoding AI-2E family transporter has product MSSMATVASYLLAVLAVPLVLHFHLLPTVFAGLAVHVLTVKLAGRLPRQMGHTARVVALAVIAAAVIILFTAAFFLLWSVLDLGHGMAALFAKSAEVLGSVRRGLPPSLAELLPDNLQDLREELITILHEHGKNLSTVGLNSVRIFVHILFGMVIGGMTAMHRFDRADSSPPFCGALHERSRHLAEAFDKIVFAQVKISAFNTTLTALYLLVILPLSGVNLPLVSVLLPLTFIAGLLPVVGNLVSNTAIVLISLGVSPLTALSSLLFLVLIHKLEYFANAKIVGGEVQARAWELLCAMLLFEAVFGVPGMIAAPVLYAWLKAELKAQHLI; this is encoded by the coding sequence ATGTCCTCGATGGCAACCGTTGCCAGCTACCTGCTTGCCGTTCTCGCCGTACCGCTGGTGTTGCACTTTCATCTGCTGCCCACGGTGTTCGCCGGCCTGGCGGTACATGTGCTGACCGTCAAACTGGCCGGCCGGCTTCCCCGCCAGATGGGTCATACCGCCCGCGTCGTTGCCCTGGCCGTCATCGCGGCGGCGGTCATCATCCTGTTCACCGCCGCCTTCTTCCTGCTCTGGTCCGTATTGGACCTGGGGCACGGCATGGCGGCTCTGTTCGCCAAATCTGCGGAGGTACTCGGTTCCGTCAGACGCGGCCTGCCCCCCTCCCTGGCGGAACTGCTCCCGGACAACCTGCAGGACCTGCGGGAGGAGCTCATCACCATCCTGCACGAGCACGGCAAGAATCTCTCCACCGTGGGCCTCAACAGTGTCAGGATTTTTGTGCACATTCTCTTTGGCATGGTCATCGGCGGCATGACCGCCATGCATCGCTTCGACCGGGCGGACAGCTCTCCACCGTTCTGTGGCGCCCTGCACGAACGCAGCCGCCATCTTGCCGAGGCATTCGACAAGATCGTCTTTGCCCAGGTAAAAATCTCGGCTTTCAACACCACCCTGACCGCCCTCTACCTGCTGGTGATTCTGCCACTGTCCGGTGTCAACCTGCCGCTGGTGTCGGTCCTGCTGCCCCTCACCTTTATCGCCGGACTGCTGCCGGTGGTGGGAAACCTGGTGTCGAATACCGCCATCGTGCTGATCAGTCTCGGTGTTTCACCGCTGACAGCCCTCTCCTCACTGCTCTTTCTGGTGCTGATCCACAAGTTGGAATACTTCGCCAACGCGAAGATCGTCGGAGGGGAGGTGCAGGCCAGGGCCTGGGAGCTGCTCTGTGCCATGCTGCTGTTCGAAGCGGTTTTCGGCGTACCGGGCATGATCGCCGCACCGGTGCTGTATGCCTGGCTGAAGGCGGAACTGAAGGCGCAGCACCTGATCTAG